In one window of uncultured Draconibacterium sp. DNA:
- a CDS encoding DUF502 domain-containing protein, whose translation MKKLINYFLQGLLYIAPFGVTAYIVFLIFSFVDNLLDDIIQRYLKIDIPGLGLVIIFFVLVLVGIVGQSILAHPFKIIIKRLLEKVPLLKLIYSAMNDLFSAFVGKEKKFNKPVMVQVNPISNLEKLGFLTQDDLTKLEEKDKVAVYFPHSYNFSGELFIVPKDQIRTIDLNPAIVMKFIVSGGVSDIYEEPEKLD comes from the coding sequence ATGAAAAAGCTAATTAACTATTTTCTTCAAGGTCTTCTCTATATTGCCCCATTTGGAGTTACTGCGTATATCGTTTTTCTGATTTTCAGTTTCGTCGACAATTTATTAGACGATATCATTCAGCGGTATTTAAAAATTGATATTCCCGGATTGGGGTTGGTAATTATTTTCTTTGTTTTGGTGTTGGTTGGCATTGTAGGGCAAAGTATTCTTGCCCATCCCTTTAAGATTATTATTAAACGCCTTTTGGAAAAAGTGCCACTGCTAAAATTGATTTATTCTGCCATGAATGATCTTTTTTCAGCGTTTGTTGGTAAAGAAAAGAAGTTTAACAAGCCAGTTATGGTGCAGGTAAATCCCATATCGAATTTAGAAAAATTGGGTTTTCTTACCCAGGATGACTTAACTAAACTTGAAGAGAAGGATAAAGTAGCTGTCTATTTTCCGCATTCATATAATTTTTCAGGTGAATTATTTATCGTGCCAAAAGACCAGATTAGGACTATTGATTTAAATCCGGCAATTGTTATGAAGTTTATTGTATCGGGCGGTGTGTCTGATATTTATGAAGAGCCTGAAAAATTGGATTAG
- a CDS encoding DUF1080 domain-containing protein, producing MRKSIFYSLAVMAALLIANPAFSQKANKLSSQEKKEGWVLLFNGKNFDGWRQYNGTSMPANWEIEDNAMKVFTGEGKNQGHGAGGDIIFQKEKFRNFEFSIDWKAGKMANSGIFYNVRELPGQPIYYAAPEIQVLDNKDATDNKIDSHLAGSLYDMIAADPSTINPAGEWNTCVVKVKDGQVTVSMNGTEVVSYSHWTDEWDQLVENSKFKDFEGFQEGIPKEGFIGLQDHGYTVWFRNIKIRKL from the coding sequence ATGAGAAAAAGTATTTTTTACAGTTTAGCAGTGATGGCAGCTTTATTGATTGCCAATCCTGCGTTTTCGCAAAAAGCAAACAAACTCTCGTCGCAAGAGAAAAAAGAAGGCTGGGTTTTGCTGTTTAACGGCAAAAATTTTGACGGCTGGCGTCAATACAACGGAACGTCCATGCCTGCCAATTGGGAGATTGAAGACAATGCCATGAAGGTTTTTACCGGAGAAGGGAAAAATCAAGGACATGGCGCCGGAGGCGATATTATTTTCCAGAAAGAGAAGTTCAGGAATTTTGAATTCTCGATTGACTGGAAAGCCGGAAAAATGGCCAACTCAGGAATTTTCTATAATGTTCGCGAGTTGCCCGGACAACCAATTTATTATGCAGCTCCGGAGATTCAGGTACTCGACAATAAAGACGCTACCGATAATAAAATAGACAGTCACCTGGCTGGTTCGTTGTACGACATGATTGCAGCAGATCCTTCAACCATTAATCCTGCAGGCGAATGGAATACCTGCGTAGTAAAAGTTAAAGACGGGCAGGTTACCGTATCGATGAACGGTACTGAGGTAGTTTCGTATAGTCACTGGACCGATGAGTGGGACCAATTAGTGGAAAACAGCAAATTCAAAGACTTTGAAGGTTTCCAGGAAGGAATTCCAAAAGAAGGTTTTATCGGTTTACAGGACCATGGTTATACCGTATGGTTCAGAAACATTAAAATCAGAAAATTATAA